One window from the genome of Acuticoccus sp. I52.16.1 encodes:
- a CDS encoding glycosyltransferase has product MSETSIYALNIDVFSSNEVSGWVTDKSDPMHAPLTLQFVVDGVPTAIVRADVRRKDVEQAGLGPARSGFYWKLPDGLRAAMMERDLPFEFFVRRGDGTYERVARRMLENRSGVTDDIRAAVAPALENAISLVAKAGPAIERAPLRGEPKRYPLHETMFAFEGAMTGNVRQSMSKYLEFQHTRLKLGQGLPIDGSETAKNRFLRWYLDNYITMRHPLRIPLGADEIAYLNAPVPLVGNRFKLSQASLSYALTTPGAAEAFPLAGIDQYEAFVRWWCLEKAMDLHVEDCLIPDYYVDVLRRVPAVYRGEDWALSRFIEEEHKANPRYDVLDLSTPDHRRLMHVWLLLEAISQPSIIRYLPTKNLTAMFEGPPRETPFDKSIQVLHTSGEAISEVFDAERFAKYLLTNAFDLKRLRYNTFDARGNRFDAARFPPATAPRNERVPLQIIGPMAKSSGLGQASRLSFETLKAAGYEPNVVDFDLDNPAPVGMNTKDLAFDEPKPAKVNLIHLNGETLPMALAYLPDTYNGAYNIGYYFWELSRPSDAQILSFDLVDEIWVATDYGVEIYEPVMGGKPVRNVGMAVEQVPDPGREASRAWVRERLPVGPETFVFLATFDSFSFVERKNPHGVVKAFQAAFGMDEDVLLVLKTHNRDFVDDPHQTMRWDALLEVAASDPRITILNETLRYGDLMKLKRGADCYVSLHRSEGWGFGLIEAMSIGVPILTTGYSGNMDFTKPEHSWIVDYDLVEPKPNEYIFVDGNQVWAQPKLESAVKQMRAVRADPAERQRRAERAKAFVAKNFSIEAQARKYAKRLDEIFASLR; this is encoded by the coding sequence GTGAGCGAGACGTCCATCTACGCCCTCAACATCGACGTCTTCTCATCCAACGAGGTGTCGGGCTGGGTCACGGACAAGTCCGACCCCATGCACGCCCCGCTGACCTTGCAGTTCGTGGTCGACGGTGTGCCGACCGCGATCGTGCGGGCCGACGTGCGCCGCAAGGACGTCGAGCAGGCCGGCCTCGGCCCGGCGCGCTCCGGCTTCTACTGGAAGCTGCCCGACGGGCTGCGTGCGGCGATGATGGAACGGGACCTGCCGTTCGAGTTCTTCGTGCGCCGCGGTGACGGGACCTACGAGCGGGTCGCCCGCCGCATGCTGGAGAACCGCAGCGGCGTGACCGACGACATCCGCGCCGCCGTCGCCCCGGCGCTGGAGAACGCGATCTCGCTGGTGGCCAAAGCGGGTCCCGCGATCGAGCGCGCGCCGCTGCGCGGCGAGCCCAAGCGCTACCCCCTGCACGAGACGATGTTCGCCTTCGAGGGGGCGATGACCGGCAACGTGCGCCAGTCGATGTCGAAGTATCTGGAGTTCCAGCACACCCGGCTGAAGCTGGGCCAGGGGCTGCCGATCGACGGGTCGGAGACGGCCAAGAACCGCTTCCTGCGCTGGTATCTCGACAACTACATCACCATGCGCCACCCGCTGCGGATCCCGCTGGGGGCGGACGAGATCGCCTACCTCAACGCGCCGGTGCCGCTGGTCGGCAACAGGTTCAAGCTCTCCCAGGCCTCGCTGTCCTACGCGTTGACGACGCCGGGCGCGGCCGAGGCCTTCCCGCTGGCGGGGATCGACCAGTACGAGGCGTTCGTGCGCTGGTGGTGCCTGGAAAAGGCGATGGACCTGCACGTCGAGGACTGCCTCATCCCGGACTACTATGTCGACGTGCTGCGCCGCGTGCCGGCCGTCTACCGCGGTGAGGACTGGGCCCTGTCGCGCTTCATCGAGGAGGAGCACAAGGCCAACCCGCGCTACGACGTGCTCGACCTGTCGACGCCGGACCATCGCCGCCTGATGCACGTGTGGTTGCTGCTGGAGGCGATCAGCCAGCCCTCCATCATCCGCTACCTGCCGACGAAGAACCTCACGGCGATGTTCGAGGGGCCGCCGCGTGAGACCCCGTTCGACAAGTCGATCCAGGTGCTGCACACCAGCGGCGAGGCGATCTCGGAGGTGTTCGACGCCGAACGCTTCGCCAAGTATCTGCTGACGAACGCGTTCGACCTGAAGCGGCTGCGCTACAACACGTTCGACGCGCGCGGCAACCGGTTCGACGCGGCCCGCTTTCCGCCGGCGACGGCACCGCGCAACGAGCGGGTCCCCCTGCAGATCATCGGCCCGATGGCCAAGTCCTCCGGCCTCGGCCAGGCCTCGCGCCTGTCGTTCGAGACGTTGAAGGCGGCGGGCTACGAGCCCAACGTGGTCGACTTCGATCTCGACAATCCGGCGCCGGTGGGGATGAACACCAAGGACCTCGCGTTCGACGAGCCCAAGCCCGCCAAGGTGAACCTCATCCACCTCAACGGCGAGACGCTGCCGATGGCGCTCGCCTACCTGCCCGATACCTACAACGGCGCCTACAACATCGGCTATTACTTCTGGGAGCTGTCGCGCCCGTCGGACGCGCAGATCCTCTCGTTCGATCTCGTCGACGAGATCTGGGTCGCGACCGACTACGGTGTCGAGATCTACGAGCCGGTGATGGGCGGCAAGCCGGTGCGCAACGTCGGCATGGCGGTGGAGCAGGTGCCGGATCCGGGCCGCGAGGCCTCGCGCGCCTGGGTGCGCGAGCGGCTGCCGGTGGGGCCGGAGACGTTCGTCTTCCTGGCGACGTTCGACTCGTTCTCGTTCGTCGAGCGCAAGAACCCGCACGGGGTGGTGAAGGCGTTCCAGGCGGCCTTCGGGATGGACGAGGACGTGCTCCTCGTCCTCAAGACGCACAACCGCGACTTCGTCGACGATCCGCACCAGACGATGCGCTGGGACGCGCTGCTGGAGGTCGCCGCCTCCGACCCGCGCATCACCATCCTCAACGAGACGCTGCGCTACGGCGACCTGATGAAGCTGAAGCGCGGGGCGGACTGCTACGTCTCGCTGCACCGCTCGGAGGGGTGGGGCTTCGGCCTGATCGAGGCGATGAGCATCGGCGTGCCGATCCTCACCACCGGCTATTCCGGCAACATGGATTTCACCAAGCCGGAGCACTCGTGGATCGTCGATTACGATCTCGTCGAGCCGAAGCCGAACGAGTATATTTTCGTCGACGGCAACCAGGTCTGGGCGCAACCGAAGCTGGAGAGTGCGGTGAAGCAGATGCGGGCGGTGCGGGCCGATCCCGCCGAGCGGCAGCGGCGGGCCGAGCGGGCCAAGGCGTTCGTGGCGAAGAACTTCTCGATTGAGGCGCAGGCACGCAAATATGCCAAGCGGTTGGACGAGATCTTTGCGTCGCTGCGCTAG
- the gmd gene encoding GDP-mannose 4,6-dehydratase — MAPKALITGITGQDGAYLAQFLLNKGYDVYGVVRRSSHFGIADHRLRWLKIEKDVNYLDANLTDLSSLIRSVETAQPQEVYNLAAQSFVASSWQQPILTGNVTGVGAANVMEAVRIAQPDAHFYQASSSEMFGLIQEAHQSEKTPFYPRSPYGAAKLYAHWMTVNYRESFAMHASSGILFNHESPLRGIEFVTRKVTDAVARIKLGMADELRLGNIDAKRDWGHARDYVEAMWMMLQQEQPDDYVVATGRTTSVRDMVEIAFGHVGLNSADYLVIDPKLFRPAEVDILLGDPAKAKAKLGWEPKTTLEEMICEMVDADIERHKAQRAAVLA; from the coding sequence ATGGCGCCTAAGGCACTCATCACGGGCATCACCGGGCAGGACGGAGCCTATTTGGCCCAGTTCCTGCTCAACAAGGGCTACGATGTCTACGGTGTGGTGCGTCGCTCCAGCCACTTCGGCATCGCCGACCACCGTCTGCGCTGGTTGAAGATCGAGAAGGACGTCAACTATCTCGACGCCAACCTGACCGACCTGTCGAGCCTGATCCGCTCGGTGGAGACCGCGCAGCCGCAGGAGGTCTACAACCTCGCCGCCCAGAGCTTCGTCGCCTCTTCCTGGCAGCAGCCGATCCTGACCGGCAACGTGACCGGCGTCGGCGCGGCGAACGTGATGGAGGCGGTGCGCATCGCCCAGCCCGACGCGCACTTCTACCAGGCGTCCTCTTCGGAGATGTTCGGCCTCATCCAGGAGGCCCACCAGAGCGAGAAGACGCCGTTCTACCCCCGCTCGCCCTACGGCGCGGCCAAGCTCTACGCCCACTGGATGACGGTGAACTACCGCGAGAGCTTCGCGATGCACGCCTCGTCCGGCATCCTCTTCAACCACGAATCGCCGCTGCGCGGGATCGAGTTCGTCACCCGCAAGGTGACCGACGCGGTCGCCCGCATCAAACTCGGCATGGCCGACGAGCTGCGCCTCGGCAACATCGACGCCAAGCGGGACTGGGGCCACGCGCGCGACTATGTCGAGGCGATGTGGATGATGCTGCAGCAGGAGCAGCCGGACGACTACGTGGTCGCCACCGGCCGCACCACCTCGGTGCGCGACATGGTGGAGATCGCCTTCGGCCACGTCGGGCTGAACTCGGCCGACTACCTCGTCATCGACCCCAAGCTCTTCCGCCCGGCGGAGGTCGACATCCTGCTCGGCGACCCGGCCAAGGCCAAAGCCAAGCTCGGCTGGGAGCCCAAGACCACGCTGGAAGAGATGATCTGCGAGATGGTGGACGCCGATATCGAGCGTCACAAAGCCCAGCGCGCCGCCGTTCTGGCGTAG
- a CDS encoding transporter substrate-binding domain-containing protein translates to MIRTTIAAAVAATLAFATPALADLSDILSAGTIKVAVPENFPPFGSLGMEGEYVGYDVDVANLIAENLGVELELVPVTSAQRIPYLETDRVDLVVSSMGANPERAKSIWFSSAYAPFFSGAFAGADLPIGSVAELSGHKVGVTGGTLEDLELTENGPEDLEIIRFGDNAATIQAFVSGQTDVIVTGNTVAAQLGADNPNVSIETKFIIKESPAFIGVKKGNIDLLQWVNVFILHKKLGGELNDLSEKWLGQPLPDLPAL, encoded by the coding sequence ATGATCCGCACCACCATCGCCGCCGCCGTGGCGGCCACGCTCGCGTTCGCGACGCCCGCATTGGCGGACCTGTCGGACATCCTGTCGGCCGGCACGATCAAGGTCGCCGTGCCGGAGAACTTCCCGCCCTTCGGCTCGCTCGGCATGGAGGGCGAGTATGTCGGCTACGACGTCGACGTCGCCAACCTGATCGCCGAGAACCTCGGGGTCGAGCTGGAGCTGGTCCCGGTCACCTCCGCCCAGCGTATCCCCTACCTCGAGACCGACCGGGTCGACCTGGTGGTCTCCTCCATGGGCGCCAATCCGGAGCGGGCCAAGTCGATCTGGTTCTCGTCCGCCTATGCCCCGTTCTTTTCCGGCGCGTTCGCGGGTGCCGACCTGCCGATCGGCTCGGTGGCCGAGCTTTCGGGCCACAAGGTGGGCGTCACCGGCGGCACGCTGGAGGATCTGGAGCTGACCGAGAACGGGCCGGAGGACCTGGAGATCATCCGCTTCGGCGACAATGCGGCGACGATCCAGGCCTTCGTCTCCGGTCAGACGGACGTGATCGTCACCGGCAACACGGTGGCCGCGCAGCTGGGGGCCGACAATCCGAACGTGTCGATCGAGACGAAGTTCATCATCAAGGAATCGCCCGCCTTCATCGGCGTCAAGAAAGGCAACATCGACCTGTTGCAGTGGGTCAACGTCTTCATCCTGCACAAGAAGCTGGGCGGCGAATTGAACGACCTGTCGGAGAAGTGGCTCGGCCAGCCGTTGCCGGATCTGCCGGCGCTCTGA
- a CDS encoding amino acid ABC transporter permease — MSEFFVGILGKPYGFVVAQLLFATQFTIYLTLIAFVGGGLIGAAVATLKITTSRAARILASGYIWLFQSVPLLMLLFLLGLGVPRLIGMNIDAWVAASVALTLYASAYLSEVWAGAVRGVAKGQWEAGFALGLRFRPVLVKIIAPQALRLALAPTVGFMVQIIKGTSLAYIIGFHDLMTIGRRWANAPVPGTEPFVIFPLMALIYFCLCFPLSKLSRRLERRLGAVHGADKTAAG; from the coding sequence ATGAGCGAGTTCTTCGTCGGCATCCTCGGCAAGCCGTACGGCTTCGTCGTCGCCCAGCTCCTCTTCGCCACGCAGTTCACCATCTACCTGACCCTGATCGCCTTCGTCGGCGGCGGGCTGATCGGCGCCGCCGTCGCCACACTGAAGATCACGACGAGCCGCGCCGCGCGGATCCTGGCGTCGGGCTACATCTGGCTCTTCCAATCGGTCCCGCTGCTGATGCTCCTCTTCCTGCTGGGGCTCGGCGTGCCGCGGCTGATCGGCATGAACATCGACGCCTGGGTCGCGGCATCGGTGGCGCTCACGCTCTACGCGAGCGCCTACCTCTCGGAGGTGTGGGCGGGGGCGGTGCGGGGCGTCGCCAAGGGGCAGTGGGAGGCCGGCTTCGCACTGGGGCTGCGGTTTCGCCCGGTGCTGGTGAAGATCATCGCCCCGCAGGCCCTGCGGCTGGCCCTGGCGCCGACGGTCGGCTTCATGGTGCAGATCATCAAAGGCACCTCGCTCGCCTACATCATCGGCTTCCACGATCTGATGACCATCGGCCGGCGCTGGGCCAACGCGCCGGTGCCGGGCACCGAGCCGTTCGTGATCTTCCCGCTGATGGCGCTGATCTACTTCTGCCTCTGTTTCCCGCTGTCCAAGCTGTCCCGCCGCCTGGAGCGCCGCCTCGGCGCGGTCCACGGCGCCGACAAGACGGCCGCGGGCTGA
- a CDS encoding amino acid ABC transporter permease, with protein sequence MEFRFFEIWRSEEYLLRLLEGAGFSIALAAAGGIVGFVLAMALASARYFNVPVAAQIAVVYVEFVRNTPLIVQLFFVAFGLPMLLGYAWPFWAHAALALTLNFSAYFAEILRAGLFSIAKGQVEAARALGLSTMLAFRKVILPQAVAAVYPSLNSQFIFLFLTTGIVAEIGVPDLTSAGLYIDSRTFRSFEVFTVLTVMYVVIALGFKAGLTVLQHRLFSWQRAR encoded by the coding sequence ATGGAATTCAGATTCTTCGAAATCTGGCGCAGCGAGGAGTACCTCCTGCGCCTCTTGGAAGGGGCGGGGTTCTCCATCGCGCTCGCCGCGGCCGGCGGCATCGTCGGCTTCGTGCTGGCGATGGCGCTGGCGTCGGCGCGCTACTTCAACGTCCCCGTCGCGGCGCAGATCGCGGTGGTCTACGTCGAGTTCGTGCGCAACACGCCGCTCATCGTGCAGCTCTTCTTCGTGGCGTTCGGGCTGCCGATGCTGCTGGGTTATGCGTGGCCGTTCTGGGCGCACGCGGCGCTGGCGCTGACGCTCAACTTCTCGGCCTATTTCGCCGAGATCCTGCGGGCCGGCCTCTTCTCGATCGCCAAGGGGCAGGTCGAGGCCGCCCGCGCGCTGGGCCTCTCGACGATGCTCGCCTTCCGCAAGGTGATCCTGCCGCAGGCGGTGGCGGCGGTGTACCCGTCGCTCAACAGCCAGTTCATCTTCCTCTTCCTCACCACCGGCATCGTCGCCGAGATCGGCGTGCCCGATCTCACCAGCGCGGGCCTCTACATCGACTCGCGCACCTTCCGCTCGTTCGAGGTCTTCACGGTTCTGACGGTGATGTACGTCGTCATCGCGCTCGGCTTCAAAGCGGGGCTGACGGTCCTGCAGCACCGGCTCTTCTCCTGGCAGAGGGCGCGATGA
- a CDS encoding DUF1501 domain-containing protein — MLHPSRRAVLAGGAAFTAWASIPKIARAAGARDPRFIAVILRGGMDGLAVVAPVGDPAYEAVRDEFSMPLEGADAAIPLDGFFVLNPLMTRLADLYGRGEALFVHAAHTAYRERSHFDAQDILENGTTSQAHHKDGWLGRIIQGLPADDRVARDGAFAAATTTPLTLRGAPRVVTWLPAGFDEASDDTRNRLLMMYEHTDPVLARAMAEGLDLARITGSEMETDAAVKSMLGTMEANAMQREVVAAATAAGRAMSRDHGPRVGFLDMSGFDTHLRQSVTSGRIGRALIALDLAIGALRDSLGPAWDNTVVSVMTEFGRTVRMNGSDGTDHGTATVAMLLGGAVKGGRVVADWPGLAPNALFEGRDLAPTTDLRAVLKGVARDHLGLAPGLLGDAVFPGTAGLRPIDGLVRLT; from the coding sequence ATGCTGCATCCTTCTCGGCGTGCGGTTCTGGCGGGCGGCGCGGCGTTCACGGCATGGGCCTCGATCCCCAAGATCGCCCGTGCCGCCGGCGCACGCGACCCGCGGTTCATCGCCGTCATCCTGCGCGGCGGGATGGACGGTCTGGCCGTCGTCGCCCCGGTCGGCGACCCGGCATACGAGGCCGTGCGGGACGAGTTCTCGATGCCGCTCGAGGGGGCGGACGCGGCGATCCCGCTCGACGGCTTCTTCGTCCTCAACCCGCTGATGACGCGGCTGGCGGACCTCTACGGTCGCGGCGAGGCGCTGTTCGTCCACGCCGCGCACACCGCCTACCGCGAGCGCTCGCATTTCGACGCGCAGGACATCCTGGAGAACGGCACCACCTCCCAGGCGCACCACAAGGACGGCTGGCTCGGCCGCATCATTCAGGGCCTGCCGGCGGACGACCGTGTCGCCAGGGACGGCGCGTTCGCCGCCGCCACCACCACGCCGCTGACGCTGCGCGGCGCGCCGCGGGTCGTCACCTGGCTGCCCGCCGGGTTTGACGAGGCGTCCGACGACACCCGCAACCGCCTCCTGATGATGTACGAGCACACCGACCCCGTGCTCGCCCGGGCGATGGCCGAGGGGCTGGACCTCGCCCGCATCACCGGCTCCGAGATGGAGACCGACGCGGCCGTGAAGTCGATGCTCGGCACCATGGAGGCCAACGCGATGCAGCGCGAGGTGGTCGCCGCCGCCACCGCCGCCGGGCGCGCGATGAGCCGCGACCACGGCCCGCGCGTGGGCTTCCTCGACATGTCCGGCTTCGACACGCACCTGCGCCAGAGCGTCACCTCCGGCCGCATCGGCCGCGCCTTGATCGCGCTCGACCTCGCCATCGGCGCGCTGCGCGATTCGTTGGGCCCGGCGTGGGACAACACCGTCGTCTCGGTGATGACGGAGTTCGGCCGCACGGTGCGCATGAACGGCAGCGACGGCACCGACCACGGCACCGCCACGGTGGCGATGCTCCTGGGCGGCGCGGTGAAGGGCGGGCGCGTGGTGGCCGACTGGCCGGGCCTCGCCCCCAACGCGCTCTTCGAGGGCCGCGACCTCGCCCCCACCACCGATTTGCGCGCCGTCTTGAAGGGGGTCGCGCGCGATCACCTCGGCCTCGCGCCGGGGCTGCTGGGCGACGCGGTCTTCCCCGGAACGGCCGGTCTGCGTCCGATCGACGGGCTCGTCCGCCTGACCTGA
- a CDS encoding DUF1800 family protein has product MRSPALTAATRFGLGPDRGPARTRESLAAELDRPRAATIRGMDDLDTIRSRYVDRDREFRVAARANRNGGTAATEMTRKEAARARQKVVREAMASEVAARYRHGVTTDAPFLERLVLFWSNHFAVETKKVPVRAVAGNYEREVIRAHVTGTFADMLKAAITHPAMLIYLDNARSFGPGSPIGRRQGKSRVNENLARELLELHTVGVDGGYGQGDVNALALTLTGWTGGMDPRPRNPVFDRRWHEPGPRTIMGRTYRQKGEAQLMAVLDDLAADPATARHISHKFARHFVGEAASADLVETLRVTFVKSGGNLAELAFALIAHPDAWAGEPTKVVPPYDFLVAAGRTLQAPDTPPRFVDEACETLGQPIWDPPSPAGWPYDDNDFLGGDSVLERVDFAGTMVGRFGRSVDARSLARTLLGEDLDPFVAETVDRAEDRHQAMVLLLMSPAFQRR; this is encoded by the coding sequence ATGCGCTCGCCCGCGTTGACGGCTGCCACACGATTCGGCCTCGGTCCCGACCGCGGCCCCGCGAGGACGCGCGAAAGTCTCGCCGCCGAGCTGGACCGGCCGCGCGCGGCGACCATCCGCGGCATGGACGACCTCGACACCATCCGCAGCCGCTACGTCGACCGCGATCGCGAGTTCCGCGTCGCCGCCCGCGCCAATCGCAATGGTGGCACCGCGGCGACTGAGATGACCCGCAAGGAGGCCGCCCGCGCCCGCCAGAAGGTGGTGCGCGAAGCGATGGCGAGCGAAGTCGCCGCCCGCTACCGCCACGGCGTGACCACCGACGCCCCGTTCCTGGAGCGGCTGGTGCTGTTCTGGTCCAACCACTTCGCGGTGGAGACCAAGAAGGTCCCCGTGCGCGCCGTCGCCGGCAACTACGAGCGCGAGGTGATCCGCGCCCACGTCACCGGCACGTTCGCGGACATGCTGAAGGCGGCGATCACGCACCCGGCGATGCTCATCTACCTCGACAATGCGCGCTCGTTCGGGCCGGGCAGTCCGATCGGCCGGCGTCAGGGCAAGTCGCGCGTCAACGAGAACCTCGCCCGCGAGCTTTTGGAGCTGCACACCGTCGGCGTCGACGGCGGGTACGGGCAGGGCGACGTCAACGCGCTGGCACTGACGCTGACCGGGTGGACCGGCGGCATGGACCCGCGCCCGCGCAACCCCGTGTTCGACCGCCGCTGGCACGAGCCGGGGCCGCGCACCATCATGGGCCGCACCTACCGCCAGAAGGGCGAAGCGCAGCTGATGGCGGTGCTGGACGACCTCGCCGCCGACCCGGCCACCGCCCGGCACATCTCGCACAAGTTTGCGCGCCATTTCGTGGGCGAGGCGGCCTCGGCCGATCTCGTCGAGACGCTGCGGGTGACGTTCGTGAAGAGCGGCGGCAATCTGGCCGAGCTCGCCTTCGCGCTGATCGCCCACCCGGATGCGTGGGCCGGCGAGCCGACCAAAGTGGTGCCGCCGTACGACTTCCTCGTCGCCGCCGGGCGGACATTGCAGGCGCCCGACACCCCGCCGCGCTTCGTCGACGAGGCGTGCGAAACGCTGGGGCAGCCGATCTGGGATCCGCCGTCGCCGGCCGGCTGGCCTTACGACGACAACGACTTCCTGGGCGGCGACAGTGTGCTGGAGCGGGTGGACTTCGCCGGCACCATGGTGGGCCGCTTCGGCCGCAGCGTCGACGCGCGGAGTCTGGCGCGCACGCTGCTGGGCGAAGACCTCGATCCGTTCGTTGCCGAAACCGTGGATCGGGCGGAAGATCGCCATCAAGCCATGGTTCTCCTCCTCATGAGTCCGGCGTTTCAACGGAGATGA
- a CDS encoding acetyl-CoA acetyltransferase → MTAAMVGWAHTPFGKLGDETVESLVARVATDAMADAGVGPDDIDEIVLGHFNGGFSKQDFTASLVLQADDRLRFKPATRVENACATGSGAIRQGLKSIAAKEAKMVLVVGVEQMTTTPGPQIAENLLRAAYLKEEGDIPAGFAGVFGKIAGNYFQRYGDQSDALAKIAAKNHKNGVKNPFAQMRKDLGFEFCRTESDKNPVVAGPLKRTDCSLVSDGAAAVVLADFSTAMGMKKAVAFRNMTHVQDFLPMSKRDIIQFEGCREAWQRALAAANVTLDDLSFVETHDCFTIAELIEYEAMGLTKEGEGARAILEGWTEADGKLPVNVSGGLKAKGHPVGATGVSMHVVSAMQLAGEAGEMQLKNADIGGVFNMGGAAVANYVSILQPLK, encoded by the coding sequence ATGACGGCAGCGATGGTGGGGTGGGCCCATACGCCCTTCGGAAAGCTCGGCGACGAGACGGTGGAGTCCCTCGTCGCCCGCGTCGCGACCGACGCGATGGCCGACGCCGGCGTCGGTCCGGACGACATCGACGAGATCGTGCTGGGCCACTTCAACGGCGGCTTCTCCAAGCAGGACTTCACCGCCTCTCTGGTGCTCCAGGCCGACGACCGGCTGCGCTTCAAGCCGGCGACGCGCGTCGAGAACGCCTGCGCCACCGGATCGGGCGCCATCCGCCAGGGGCTGAAGTCGATCGCCGCGAAGGAGGCCAAGATGGTCCTCGTCGTCGGCGTCGAGCAGATGACGACGACGCCCGGCCCGCAGATCGCCGAGAACCTCCTGCGCGCGGCCTACCTGAAAGAAGAGGGCGACATTCCGGCCGGCTTCGCGGGTGTCTTCGGCAAGATCGCCGGCAACTACTTCCAGCGCTACGGCGACCAGTCGGATGCGCTCGCCAAGATCGCCGCCAAGAACCACAAGAACGGCGTGAAGAACCCCTTCGCGCAGATGCGCAAGGACCTCGGCTTCGAGTTCTGCCGCACCGAGTCGGACAAGAACCCCGTCGTCGCCGGCCCGTTGAAGCGCACCGACTGCTCGCTCGTCTCCGACGGTGCGGCGGCGGTGGTGCTGGCCGATTTCTCCACCGCGATGGGGATGAAGAAGGCCGTCGCCTTCCGCAACATGACCCACGTGCAGGACTTCCTGCCGATGTCCAAGCGCGACATCATCCAGTTCGAGGGATGCCGCGAGGCGTGGCAGCGCGCGCTCGCCGCCGCCAACGTCACGCTGGACGACCTCTCCTTCGTCGAGACGCACGACTGTTTCACCATCGCCGAGCTGATCGAGTACGAAGCGATGGGCCTCACCAAGGAAGGCGAGGGCGCGCGCGCCATCCTCGAAGGGTGGACCGAGGCGGACGGCAAGCTGCCGGTCAACGTCTCCGGCGGCCTCAAGGCCAAGGGGCACCCGGTGGGCGCGACGGGCGTGTCGATGCACGTCGTCTCGGCCATGCAGCTCGCCGGCGAGGCGGGCGAGATGCAGCTGAAGAACGCCGACATCGGCGGCGTCTTCAACATGGGCGGCGCGGCGGTCGCCAACTATGTCTCCATCCTCCAGCCGCTGAAGTAG
- a CDS encoding SDR family NAD(P)-dependent oxidoreductase, whose protein sequence is MRGLNDKVAIVTGAARGIGRAVAERMVEEGMRVMLADVNASEGERVAKALGPESHVQFTECDVAERLDVRNLIAATIETFGGVDVLANNAAIDGGAEFLALTEEDFDRVLRVNLKGAFLISQGVARHMVERVEDGGAPGTIVHMSSVNAVFAMTSEVPYSVSKGAMTQLIRVSALALAPWGIRVNAVGPGTMEGDLPPRATRDSKAVKTLMSRTPMGRMGRPQEIAAVVAFLASPESSYITGQTVYADGGRLPLNIVVPVD, encoded by the coding sequence GTGAGAGGCCTCAACGACAAGGTGGCGATCGTCACCGGGGCCGCGCGCGGCATCGGCCGTGCCGTCGCCGAGCGCATGGTCGAGGAGGGCATGCGCGTCATGCTGGCGGACGTGAACGCGAGCGAGGGGGAGCGCGTCGCCAAGGCGCTCGGGCCCGAGAGCCACGTGCAGTTCACCGAATGCGACGTCGCCGAGCGGCTCGACGTGCGCAACCTGATCGCCGCGACGATCGAAACCTTCGGCGGTGTCGACGTGCTCGCCAACAACGCGGCGATCGACGGCGGGGCGGAATTCCTGGCCCTCACCGAGGAGGATTTCGACCGGGTCCTGCGCGTGAACCTCAAGGGCGCCTTCCTGATCTCGCAGGGCGTCGCGCGGCATATGGTGGAACGGGTCGAGGACGGGGGGGCGCCCGGCACGATCGTCCACATGAGCTCGGTCAACGCGGTCTTCGCGATGACCTCGGAGGTGCCCTATTCGGTCTCCAAGGGGGCGATGACGCAGCTGATCCGGGTGAGCGCGCTGGCCTTGGCGCCGTGGGGTATCCGCGTCAACGCCGTCGGCCCGGGCACCATGGAGGGGGACTTGCCGCCGCGCGCGACCCGCGATTCCAAGGCGGTGAAGACATTGATGTCGCGCACGCCGATGGGCCGGATGGGCCGCCCGCAGGAGATCGCCGCGGTGGTCGCCTTCCTCGCCTCGCCCGAGTCGAGCTACATCACCGGACAGACCGTCTACGCCGACGGGGGCCGGCTGCCGCTCAACATCGTCGTCCCGGTCGACTGA